The following coding sequences are from one Sylvia atricapilla isolate bSylAtr1 chromosome 15, bSylAtr1.pri, whole genome shotgun sequence window:
- the PGP gene encoding glycerol-3-phosphate phosphatase, translating into MADAMAAGGPRRCRRLEGEAARTVLANADTLLFDCDGVLWRGEAAVSGAAETLGKLAAAGKRLCYVTNNSGRTRAAYVEKLRRLGFPPAEPRHIFSSAFCAARYLRQALPPGAAAYVLGSPALAAELEAVGIPHLGTGPAALPGPAPADWVKAPLDPAVRAVLVGFDEHFSYAKLCQALRYLLRGGPDCLLVGTNRDHRLPLEGGAGIPGTGCLVKAVETAAQREAFIVGKPNRFMFDCVAGEFPVDPARTIMVGDRLDTDILMGNDCGLTTLLTLTGVTALDEVRGHQDSGCPARQSLVPDYYVDSIADLLPVLGE; encoded by the exons ATGGCGGACGCGATGGCGGCGGGCGGCCCGCGGCGCTGCCGGCGCCTGGAGGGCGAGGCGGCGCGGACCGTGCTCGCCAACGCCGACACGCTGCTCTTCGACTGCGACGGCGTCCTGTGGCGGGGCGAGGCGGCCGTGAGCGGTGCGGCGGAGACGCTGGGCAAGCTGGCGGCGGCGGGCAAGCGGCTGTGCTACGTGACCAACAACAGCGGGCGGACGCGCGCGGCCTACGTCGAGAAGCTGCGGCGCCTCGGGTTCCCGCCCGCCGAGCCCCGGCACATCTTCAGCTCGGCCTTCTGCGCCGCCCGCTACCTGCGCCAGGCGCtgccgcccggcgccgccgcctaCGTGCTGGGCAGCCCCGCGCTGGCCGCCGAGCTGGAGGCCGTGGGCATCCCGCACCTGGGCACCGGGCccgccgccctgcccggccccgcgcccgcggACTGGGTGAAGGCGCCGCTCGACCCCGCCGTGCGCGCCGTGCTCGTGGGCTTCGACGAGCACTTCAGCTACGCGAAGCTGTGCCAGGCGCTGCGGTACCTCCTGCGCGGCGGCCCCGACTGCCTCCTGGTCGGCACCAACCGCGACCACCGGCTGCCGCTCGAGGGCGGAGCCGGCATCCCCG GGACGGGATGCCTGGTGAAGGCCGTGGAGACGGCGGCGCAGCGCGAGGCCTTCATCGTGGGCAAGCCCAACCGCTTCATGTTCGACTGCGTGGCCGGAGAGTTCCCGGTGGACCCCGCGCGCACCATCATGGTGGGCGACCGGCTGGACACGGACATCCTGATGGGCAACGACTGCGGCCTCACCACGCTGCTCACCCTCACCGGGGTCACGGCGCTGGACGAGGTGCGGGGCCACCAGGACAGCGGCTGTCctgccaggcagagcctggTCCCCGATTACTACGTCGACAGCATCGCCGACCTGCTCCCGGTGCTGGGGGAGTAA